The Gavia stellata isolate bGavSte3 unplaced genomic scaffold, bGavSte3.hap2 HAP2_SCAFFOLD_72, whole genome shotgun sequence genomic sequence ccggggggcagcagggacacgAGCAGCCGGGGGCAGTGACAGGCCCGGGGCTGACGGGCGGTGACACGGACTGGTAACGGCCCTCCCCTGTGGGGCGCTCAGACTTCGGAAGAAGatggcggggccgccgcgctcACGTGACACGGGCCTGTTGTCAAAATGCACTGGGTGCGGGGGGCTGTTGTGTGTGCGCAACGGTTGTCGGCccagaaacccctctgcggaatgttgaggcaagggaaacccctctgcggaatgttgaggcaagggaaacccctctgcggaatgttgaggcaggggaaacccctctgcagaatgttgaggcaagggaaacccctctgcggaatgttgaggcaagggaaacccctctgcggaatgttgaggcaagggaaacccctctgcggaatgttgaggcaagggaaacccctctgcggaatgttgaggcaagggaaacccctctgcggaatgttgaggcaggggaaacccctctgcggaatgttgaggcaatggaaacccctctgcggaatgttgaggcaggggaaacccctctgtggaatgttgaggcaggggcGCCACAGCGAGCAACTGTGCCTGGAAGTGCTGTGTGCGAGAGAGGGAGTGGGTCTGAGCCGGGGCTGCAGAGGCCTCTCCCCGTTGCCTGACGCCCGCctgggctgcgaggaggagCTCGACCTCAGGGGGTGCTGCTTTCCCCGACCCCCTCAGTGGGCCCTTCCTCAAGCCGCCAGCACAGAGGTCGTGACGCGGTCTGCCGTGGTAGACACCATCGCAAAGCAGGCACCGCCTGGCCCCAACCATGTCGTGCGTCCATTATaagttctcctcccagctgaacTATGCCACGGTCACCTTCAATggcctccacatctccctgtgcgaccTCAAGCGCCAGATCATGGGCCGCGAGAAGCTGAAGGCGGCCAACTGCgacctgcagatcaccaacgcccagagcaaagaaggtgcgtgcgggcagccggggggggagTCAGCCTGGGGCCCATCCCATCGGCGTGCGGGGGGACCAGGAGGGCAAGCGGCGCCGGGGCTGAAGCGGGATGGGAAGCGGTAATGCGATTCGGCCACGATCggtagctgtgacttgtgttgggggcctcacagagctgttcttttgtaGTTGCTCTTCCGACAGCTAccttcagatctgtgttttagaCACGGAGCTAGGCGTAGAAGGAGACGTGGTTGACGTGCGACATGTAGTGCTTACCAAagttttggtttcctggaatTCCTCTAGGTAAAATGATAAGGAAATGTGGGAGGATATCTTATAAAAACAGAGTAAGCTGAAAGTGATGCTATTGAACATCATTGTATCATCCATTtctaactgtgatttttttttcctggtactaCATGCTAACCACATCAGGGCAATACTGAGGTTTTATGGCAGAACATTTACGGTGAATATACgtaagaaatgttcttagagcagtcataaattcttttaaatctaataAATGGTGCTTCTTTCTCAGAGGTGATAATGGTTTTGgtatgacatttcagtttggtaATCTGCCATCTTGGTAAGTTTAAATGTGATTAAAGACTCTGGGttgtgacttttcagaaataaaaagacttataaagtgttttcagtccttaaagttcttttttttttttttcctgtggttctCTGACACTTTTACaacagcctttctttgaaatgtggactagtgttttttttcctcttcctctttgatgtattaaaacttaaacagaaaaatatgtacgCTGCGGTAACTGTAACTTCAGCCCTGGCCTTTCAAGTGATTGGACTTAAAGCTCGCTGTGTATCTACAGGTATTGAAACTATTTCAGGAGCATGTCTGCGAAGAGACTTAAGGGCACGATGTTAGGGGTCTTAGGGATGCCATTGCATTGCATGACATGCGTAGGCAGAGAGACATTTCACAAGGCTTGAATTTTTCTAGTAGTATTGAAGAAAATGGTCAAGACCTTTTGAACagtgtttaatttgctttaagggctttgctgcagcaaaGGGTCTCTGAATTTTGTCATCAGTTGCTAACGTACCTCCAGCTTCACAAATGCTAGCAGGCTGAATGGCCGACTGGCTGACGTCAGTCCTGTAGTAGTTGGGTCTGTGTCAAACAGagccttaaaaccagaatgCTGGATGGTAATAAACTTTGAAGGAGCCCAATTATTATCACTAGAGGAATTTTGAAATAGGCCAAGCACGTGGGTTCTGTTATAGCAGGTGAGGAACAGAACgcaacatttcagaagaaaaatttatgctCGTAAATATGTTCCCCCACAAAGTGTTACTCTAATATCCATAATAGCCATTTTACAAAgtgtgttgctttgttttcatatgtaatCCAAAGACAGTGAAGACAAAGTATCTGCTTCACTAGGTTCTGCTAAATGTGGCGTTGCCTGAAGGCGAAGTTCAAGCAGGAGTATCTTTCCTGCTTTAAAGAGCATCACTCTTGTTTAACAGCGACAAGATCCTCCTCTAGGCAGGTTGTGTTGCACTTTGACCTTTGTAAAATGAGCATAAAATCTTACGCTTGCTATATTAGAGACACAGGTGCTTACTGAAGCAAGGGGTAAGGgtgttttccttgtgaaaacGCAAAAATCCCCCAGGGGTTTTCAGAGCTAAAGCTggagaatacatttcagtgtcaTCTATGTCTATGTCATATTTTTGGTTTAGATGGGTAACCATGAATTTCAGTTGTTATTAATCAGATGTAGATGCTTAAACTCACCTTCGGAAGATAAAGGAACAAACTAGGCCCGGATATTCTGCCTAAATGGGATGTTTGGAATTCTTACATGTGGTCATGAAGTATTGGGTTTTTATAACATAGTCTGTGACTGACTAAACGCTGATGTGATCTTGGAAAGAACCAAGTGGACCTTGAGTGAAGATGGCCTActtgttcagatttttctgagtaCTCCTCTAAActtttacagttcagtaactGTTACTTTTCATAATGGAAATCTAGTCATAGAAGCAATGCTAATACAAGCTAAAAGTAAACAGGATTTTAagtatcagtggaaaaaaaatttctgatggactctttttaagatgctgggaaagcaaaatggatgGTTAGGACCCATTttaaaaggtggggggggggtgtgtccTCTTCCACGCTTACTCTAGAGACACATTCTAGAAAGgcagaattcccttcaaaaagcCTGTACTCAGGAATGAGGCATTTAAACTTGCCTCCTTTGAATTTGATCTGAATTTCTTGACCTGTTTTTTATACTAGATGTTCTCACAATATAGTGGAAGGACTGCAGACTCCAGAACTCAGGTCTCTTGAGTACTCTTTCCTGCCCTGTAACATTCTGACTCCAAGCACTTGGAGAATGTGCTATTCTGCTTAtcagggaaaatacaaaaaaaatgctagaaacCCAAAAatggggctctgaactggtcTTCATCCAGTGGTTTGTGATCTGGACCAGAAAGAATCCTCTAGCCCTGCCAGTTTCGTTTCCATTTCAAtggaaagcactgagcagctgagaagtgtggttGTTGATGGATTAAGCTCCAAGAAATAGGCAGCGATGGCAGGCTCTCTTCCTGTTCTGTCAGTCTGGAGCACTAGCAGTGTAGGTGTATCGGTTTTAGTCAACAGCCACAAAAGCGCTGGCGCagagttttcatgctttagctAAGTGCCTGTTTAGTTGCGGGGCAAGCTAGTCAGACTTTAGAGTCTGGTTTATGCAGGGGAgactttgctgtgctttggttttctccaAAGATCTATTGGTATTGTAGCCtaatggaagcaaaagcaacttaagCTAGGTCAGGAAAGAACCTCGTGCATTAGCAGGCTCTCCTTTTGTGACCTTTGAGACTATTTTGCTGTTGGCGTTCAAACTATtgtaaaaaactggaaaagattttgctgcttgtgtttgattatcaaacctgaagatttcttgaaatgtacCGTTAGTGTGTTGAGACGGTAACAGCGTGATGTTACGtataaagttttgcttctgtatccctaaagggattctctgaagtgctaTATAATTGCAGATTAATACACATTCTTAGGAACTgactcctgtttttttctggttttatgttgttttcagaatacaccGATGATCGGGCCCTGATTCCTAAGAACTCCTCAGTAATCGTTAGAAGAATCCCTGCGGGAGGAGttaaagctaccagcaaaacctGTGTTCTGTAAGTATCCATAAAGCACATTCAGATGGgctctttcttgttaaagctgctgtcAAGTTTTGTTGTCGTGGGGTAGATTTTAATGCATCTGTCCCAAAGTAGACTTACATTTTTGGGCCTGCTGGGACATGGGGTTTGAACTCCCACATTGGTAATCTGTGCAATgattcttttgtgtttcttcttgggGTGGTTGTTCTGAGGGCCAAGTTGTAGACCCCATTTCCTCTCGGTGGAGAGATTCCTcattctgtgtgtttgcttttattgcttttatagtagAGGGAGATATGCATTGTAGTGTAAACTTCGAATTTGTTGccatctcagaagagtctgaTTCTGAGTGTTTGACTATTTCTGGCatttggaggagcagggggtagGATatggcaggttttcttttgcccCCAATCTGGGGGATTTGCATGCTAACTAGAGAGGAAAGACCAAGGTTGCCTGCTGATGAACCACGCAAACAAGAAGTGGCATTCATAAGTGATTCCTCTTAGTTTCCTAAAGACAATGCCCgtttcaggcagagaaaaagaacaatatccTAAAGTGTACTGCCTTTTGTGCGAGTACGATGAAGGAACAGTGAATCCTTTCCAAACCTGAAACTGCGTAAGCAGTTTAGGACCTTCCCAAATGTTACTAGTTGTCTGTCTAAGCCTGCTTTTCCCCTAAGCAGATATCTCTGCTCCAgggtttaattctgtgttcctaagaTTTACGGAGGACAGAGAATGGGGTATATTGATTGCAATTACAGCTATGCAAATGCAATCGTGACTGCAGGATTATGGCTGTCATTTCTGTATTCATACAGTCCAGTTCTGTATCAGCTACATTAGCATTGTTTGAATGGTCATGTTTTGCAGCCGCCTTAAAGATATGCGTCTCCACCACAATGAGTAGCTGTTActagcttgtggttttgccacGTTTTTGTAACGTGggttctcaagaaataaagtagactgatgagttacagggtgtctggaagaaacagtacagcagcatcctggtgtCCACGaagcatttgcaagcaaaaaccccTGAAGTTATGTGGCTCTGCACGTAAACTCTGGGCATATTAGTGCCATGGttgttgcactgctttcaggCACTCGCTAGTAATTCCGGACGCCACAGCGTGGTGCTTATAAACACGGCCTTGTTTGGGGGATTAATTGAAATACGTATGCTTAGTGCTGCCTCGTCAGTGCATCCTCTGTTTCTGGTTGGATGGCGCCCTCTCTTGCTATTGTAATGCTGCCCTAAAATGAGAGGATAGGTGCTGCTAGCATCAAAGGTCAAATAAATAGCTGGATGTGGGGATAAGGGAAGATTGGCACCGCTGTTCTAACAttgaaaattaaccaggcagatcagctttctattccttcagctggaagcatTGCAGAAACAGCTGGTAGAGTGGTTAGTGTTTGGGAATGATGAATGTGTGCTGAAATGGTGGAGAGGCCTTCAAAGTGCATTACTCCCCTTGTAGTATGTTCTTCAGGTTCAGTGGATGAAGAAACCCATGTGTGGCCATCTAAAGTATTTCCTCATGCTTCCTCGTCTTCAGGAGGTACGTGGCTGTAGCTGCGAGCCTGGTGCTGTTGTAGTAGTGGCAGGAAGCATGAGCCTTTCTATTTGTGCCTCAGTTCCACAGCAGCCTCGgaattgcctctgctcatgggaCAATTTGGATGATGTCTGAATTGTTTGTTAACTACATCAGTGGTTGAATGTCTGATTCATGATGAGCAGCCTGCAGATACAGATCAATGAGTATGTGGAATCTCAGCAGGTTTTCAAacacaataaatatttcctaagaTATTGTAGCATGTTCAAGATTAtcttaaagcaaattctggcaattaagaccttttttttttttttccccccacagggCTCCTAAATCGCACAAAATCCTAGGAgctgctttcaggtgacatttctactacTATTCTTAGTTAACATAGCATATGTAACACATGTAGTATTTTGGCCTTTTCATGGCTAAGTATGGTCAATGTCTGAACACAGTGCTTgggcttccacaaagaaacactgttctaaagactatgctgctgacattgttgttatttctttgtcagaggACTGATTTTTTACCCTTAAGTAAACTTGCACTTCAAAGGGTCTCGACTatccctgttctttcttagaaacTGAAGTGCTCTCTCTGGTGCCTATTTGTAAGACTAGGGGCATACAGCTTGGCTAAAGTTACCTTCAGATGTTGATGCTTgattatttaagaacacaaagCTGTACTACAGACTTCATATGTTAGATACTtaatgcagcagagacaaaatatcCGAGGACTTCCTCTTGTACTGTTGTGTTCTAGATCTGTAAGTCTTAGAGGAATTTGTGACAaagtagaaatgggattttgggTGGTTTTATTAGTGGCACTGAGTGTtatcaaaagagagaagagtttatgtatatgaataaatttcCATATTCACTAGACTATGAGAAGATAATATTTCTGATGTGGTTTTACAACGTGCTTTCACTGCTCGATGTTGGGTACAAGTGCTTTATTTGAAGTTCtgatcacctttatttcttcttctagaagtcgAACTGCGCCAGCGAGCGGAACACcaaaagcagtatgtaaaaacacaatctcaGGCTTTTTCCTACACACTGCACTTCACTCTAAACAATGtagccttgtattaattttccaaacattagcttaatatattttccagtaaatatgTTGTAAATAGCATGTCCTTGATTCAACATAGTAaaaactgagtcatgccatCATTTGCACAGTTCTCATGGGAATCTTGGTATTTGTGCCtagtaatgcattgtatttcatactgactatgccagaatatttcctgtgtGACTGTGTGTTGTACAGATAATGTATGATGGTTTTTAGAACGTGTTAGAACATGGCGCCATGTTCTGCAGCTGTCTGTCTACTGCTAGCACTCTGGATGTTTGTATCGGGtgttgtgtgctttttctttctcgaaatacaaattgtttggagtgtattttttgccattttcacagcCTATCacttagctgttgtttttaaataccttttttgccTAATGGTTCTTGAAAGTGTTAtcaaaaacagctgagaaaccaTTCTTGTTAAACTTGGTactctttcttaattttgactTGGGGCTtcaaacaaataccaaaaccaacataTCCCGTACGTTGTGAGGACAGTTCTGTGCAGCTAAATGATTCCTTTTCAGGTCCGTAAATACTTGGGTATTTGTTCCAAAAACTGTATAATTGAAATGATATTGTTTGGGCCCCTCTGAGTACGTAAATGCCTTTAATAGATGGCGGTGAATTTAAATAGCATTGCTACACGAAGTGATATTGTCAAGTTCTGCATTTGATCACTTCATCTGACTAATCAGTTTAGTTTAATAGTTTGCCTGCAAACGAAAGCATCTAAAACCCAGTGTACAAATTTTGGCACAAGGTTAGAGCCTGGTGCATTAGTGGGTGTAATCCCTGTCATTTCTcttaacttctgcctgcagtccaTTTTTGGATCTGGGTGACTTCAGGGttggatgctgctttaatttcccaaaggttAAGCCCTTCTTTAGTATAGCACCATTCTGAATGTACATTTGGAAAAggggcagcatttttcttcaggtttgaaaacactgtcattCTGCTGCTAAATATAAATAAGTAATAGAAGGAAATACTTGACTGGTAGTGGTCTAGATCTTGATTTGCCACTTGGCTCGAATACGATGTGTaactttgcatttcaaaatattccatatactgtaaaaatttccatgtggtgtttttaaTGCCTCTCCTTGTGAGTTTGAGTTAGTTTAACTGGCCCAGTGACCCTAGTAGTCAATGTAATGCATTTATATAAACCACGTTTATAGTATTTGATCTAATTCTGAcgggtttttctttcctgaaaacagttatttttctctttgtatccttgcatgtgtataaacacaactcacgtgttcagaaaaaaaacattcttttagcctcgtgtgttccctggcatgtctgcattacatttctaagtagcatcttaCCATAAGCTAACATAGAtgtctcaaaaaacaaaaaaagaaaagtaaaaaccctgaggtgggagggaagactaGTTAGAActaattaaagcaaatgaaattcgAGGCAAAATCATTCCCTTCTTCTTTACTCTGACTGTTCCTGGTTTGGGTTGTGGGTAGCCACAGGGTGGGTGGAAGCCTTGCATCTCTCCTTACaagccctctctctctctctccctccctgtcaaagcacagcagcctcaGGTGCTTCTAGTGCTGGAGACACACTGAGCTTTATTCttaaagctagctcaggtcTTGGTCTAAAGGGTGGGGGGTTTCtattgtttggttgggtttgttaatacatgtatttctgtatgtatttcaaagcagaacctggATCTTAGTGTGGTGggaataaatcactggaaagctTGGCAATTGTTGTTGAACAGTAaagcagcaaagtgaaaatgagttaacatttttttaaaaaggatgcaCAATAGCTTATACTTTGACTCTTCATTGTCTTGCTCTTATGTTAGCTGGCAACCTAGACTTccacatttgtgctgctgtcctACTGTTAACTACAGCCAAAGCGAGAAAGGGGATCCTTTTTGGTTTAGGATTACAAGTTCAGTAACTGCAAGGAGCTCTAGTTGGTgtttgtccttagaggctgcagaaatgcagagagttgTGCCCATTGATTTAGCACTGTCAAGCACAGCTGGGATCCTTCCtggctgaatttttagtttagcCAAGCTATCAGATTTTagaaaaccactgtaatttaaatgtggcactccagcagtgagaatagccttttcctcctattttgcctcccctttcccacttgctttgtgttcgttgctgtttagtcttctgtttgaaatgggagtTAATACATTGACTGTCGAGTCTGGGGTTTTacgtttgtttgttggttggggttttttttcccaattcttctgcagtattatctTGGGGTTGTATACAAGTTTCATGGAGATGTTGTTTCAACGTGACTGactggagggactggcaggatataattccatggaaatttaaaggaaaaaacaaaagacccacGAATGTTGGATCACTGGAAGATGGTTGTTGCGCAAACGTTCTAAATAGCACATTAATTATCTATTGGCTGCTTTTGGTAACTGTTCAGTAGAAAGGAGTGCTATCACCTCCTCGAAGAAACGAGACTGTTGCCTGCAGGCCAGAGCATAACTacttcctgaaaaaatacaagaactcaCTATTAGTTTATTAACTGTTATGCTTCAGTTACTGGTCAATACCAGACTGTTTAATGCAAGACTCCAATCGAGAGGTTTCCTAATTACTCGTTGGGTTCTGAAAAACCACAGAATGATAGTGGCTGTGCCTGCCAGGAGAAAACATAGgcctgtctttcccacatgtaaaaaagagtggcatacggtgcatgaagcttcaaagtacttgatcaggcttcctttttaacagaactgggtgcaaaatgttctgaaaagaaggaaaggtggaTCTTCTGGTAACACTTGCaatggtctcttttcccagatcggagtgctcctctccaaaggcacattttccttctcaaataaacttaaatatgtttttcaatccttttaagcagaaaattgaCAGATTCCTTACCCCTTCGACTTTTAAGGACTTGTGAGCATTTGAcaagggtccctctctgagATACCACAGAGCAATAAATTGATCTCAGgcgggtttggttattttagtttcttctcactaaccacacaggcactcttaagctgtcatgggtttggactttgttttgaacaagtacaaattacactaggttggaaatgcctctttcagggacactcagaggatacagtgcagactttcaggctacagtagaggttaactattgctctgttttgactgtAGAACTTGaatctgtgtttatttttttgtgaacagatTGATGACCCTTCTGCACCTCTTTCGCTGGCCCAGCTTATTAAGGTACATACATATTCTCTTCAAACAACATTTGCTTCGTACTTTTAGACCTTATACTGTGATCTAGAGCTGGATAACCTTTGTAATGTGAGCAaagcttgaatttaattttcaatcatttaaagtatttattttaactgtaaaatgtcTGTATGTTCTGCTACTATCCCGTAAAGAGTAGTTGCCAGTTTGGGAAGATAGAAGGGGAGTACCTTTCCAGGCTCAATGTAACGTTGCAGTATTACTCATCTTCaagacacaaagaagcagcacttcagaagctgtttactgtttttcatacGTTTCACTAATTTTGTGTTGGAAACTAACaggattttcacagaagaatttaattcGCTGTAAGTTATGGACATTTCAGGGGGGTTTGCAAGAGCCAAAATAGAAGCGTTTCCGGAACGTGGACAATTGCATGGCTGTTTTTGGATTTCTAGTCCTTACAGACTGTAGATCCATTCTTTGAATGCTgcacaatttcttaaattgtAGTATATAGAGTGTGGACAACACAATCTAATTTGCTTGATCGCAGACTGTGTAAATTGCATAAATGTACCTAATTGTTTAGAGGAACATACCCAGGTGCATGTGTGGCATATTAGCAGATGTGAgcttctgaaactgctgtaatgccatgtttTGCTACGGAACTGCTTGTATTTTTTGCTCAACAATGGGTAACTTTGTCTGGGAAAGCGCTAGTGATCGTGCTTTGTGAAAAGGCACAGTGCTAGCCAATGAAATGCCTAGTCTTTAGAGttacaaagatgagagaaggcagggcctaatgcagaggagctagttctttcatctgaaaagtgAGGCAGGGGTTCATTTCCAAGAAAGAGAAGTTTCTTCCCTCTGGTAACTTCTTCCCACTCTcagtgcagaaattaaattgtgtacatttggaaaaaaaaaaatccaaaaaaattagtttggaagGTAACCTCCAAAAGAAAGCGGTCTCCATTAGTGCTGTCCCTAAACGTGTCCTTGGTTCTGTAAACTCATGTGAAGTTTtactctgaaatgtgaaaacctGTCCAAGTGGAgtacacatttcagcttttgagaaaattcaagtatttcagaaaaatgcaggaacaTAACCTAAAGCAGCTCAAAACTATTACTTCCTCTAACCTCTTTAGTGCAGGCTGGCTTAGCGTGGAGGCAATGCGTTGtaagaag encodes the following:
- the LOC132321041 gene encoding E3 ubiquitin-protein ligase RBBP6-like, encoding MSCVHYKFSSQLNYATVTFNGLHISLCDLKRQIMGREKLKAANCDLQITNAQSKEEYTDDRALIPKNSSVIVRRIPAGGVKATSKTCVLSRTAPASGTPKAIDDPSAPLSLAQLIKTADLAEANASEEEKIKAMMMQSCCAYDPIK